From Pantoea sp. Ep11b, the proteins below share one genomic window:
- a CDS encoding zinc ribbon domain-containing protein YjdM, with amino-acid sequence MSLPACPACHADYTWQDGDNLNCPSCGHIWTAGEGDNSNATLEVRDANGNLLADGDSVTVIKDLKVKGSSSSLKIGTKVKSIRLVEGDHNIDCKIDGFGPMKLKSEFVKKN; translated from the coding sequence ATGTCTTTACCTGCCTGCCCAGCCTGTCACGCCGATTACACCTGGCAAGATGGCGATAACCTTAACTGCCCCTCCTGCGGTCATATCTGGACCGCGGGAGAAGGCGACAACAGCAACGCCACACTGGAAGTGCGTGATGCCAACGGCAATCTGCTGGCAGATGGCGACAGCGTAACGGTGATTAAAGATCTCAAGGTGAAGGGCAGCTCCTCATCGCTGAAGATTGGCACCAAAGTGAAAAGTATTCGTCTGGTCGAAGGCGATCACAACATCGATTGTAAAATCGACGGTTTTGGCCCGATGAAACTGAAGTCTGAGTTTGTGAAAAAGAACTGA
- the mltB gene encoding lytic murein transglycosylase B: protein MRFKLALLAFIPLLASCSSKPEVPSQQKMLPAPQGGFLLQPAHSGQAMSGDFAGNPAAEQFIDKMVEKHDFDRQQLHNIIGQAKRLDYVLRLMDRQAPSYTPAPGPNGAWIRYRNKFITPDNVQNGVAFWNQYQDALQRAQQVYGVPPEIIVGIIGVETRWGRVMGKTRILDALATLSFNYPRRAAYFSSELETFLLMSRKEQDDPLALKGSFAGAMGYGQFMPSSYNDYAVDFNGDGHANLWDPVDAIGSVAHYFQKHGWRSGENVAVPASGQAPMLEDGFKTRYSVSMLAASGLSPQGSLDGNDQVSLLRLDLGTSYQYWYGLPNFYVITRYNHSTHYAMAVWQLGEAVSKARQGGLL from the coding sequence ATGCGTTTCAAGTTAGCCCTTCTTGCGTTTATTCCGCTTCTGGCTTCCTGCAGCAGCAAACCTGAAGTTCCTTCACAGCAGAAGATGCTGCCTGCACCGCAGGGCGGTTTTTTACTGCAGCCGGCGCACAGCGGACAGGCGATGTCTGGTGACTTCGCCGGTAATCCGGCAGCCGAACAGTTCATCGATAAGATGGTGGAGAAGCATGACTTTGATCGTCAGCAGCTGCACAACATCATCGGGCAGGCAAAACGACTGGATTACGTGCTGCGGCTGATGGATCGTCAGGCGCCGAGCTACACGCCTGCGCCGGGTCCTAACGGCGCCTGGATCCGCTATCGCAACAAGTTCATCACCCCGGACAACGTGCAGAACGGCGTGGCATTCTGGAATCAGTATCAGGATGCGCTGCAACGCGCGCAGCAGGTCTATGGGGTACCGCCGGAAATTATTGTCGGCATCATCGGCGTGGAAACCCGCTGGGGTCGTGTGATGGGCAAAACCCGCATTCTGGATGCGCTGGCGACCTTATCGTTTAACTATCCGCGCCGCGCCGCCTACTTCAGCAGCGAGCTGGAGACCTTTCTGCTGATGTCGCGTAAAGAGCAGGATGATCCGCTGGCGCTGAAAGGCTCGTTTGCCGGGGCAATGGGCTACGGTCAGTTTATGCCCTCTTCCTACAATGACTATGCGGTTGATTTCAACGGCGACGGTCATGCCAACCTGTGGGATCCGGTGGACGCCATTGGCAGTGTGGCGCACTACTTCCAGAAGCATGGCTGGCGCAGCGGCGAAAATGTGGCGGTTCCGGCCAGCGGCCAGGCGCCGATGCTGGAAGATGGCTTTAAAACCCGCTACAGCGTGAGCATGCTGGCGGCTTCCGGCCTGTCACCGCAGGGTTCGCTGGATGGAAACGATCAGGTCAGCCTGCTGCGCCTCGATCTGGGCACCAGCTATCAGTACTGGTACGGCTTACCCAATTTCTACGTGATCACCCGCTACAACCACAGCACCCATTATGCGATGGCGGTGTGGCAGCTGGGCGAGGCGGTGAGCAAGGCACGGCAGGGCGGTCTGTTATAA
- the narI gene encoding respiratory nitrate reductase subunit gamma, protein MNFINTFFFDIYPYLAGTVFLVGSWLRYDYGQYSWRAGSSQMLDKKGMRLASNLFHIGIIGIFFGHAVGMLTPHWMYESFLPIDVKQKLAMIAGGLFGAMTLAGGALLLKRRLTNPRVRATSSVGDILIITLLVAQATLGLLTIPFSAQHPDGSEMMKLVGWAQAVVTFHAGASQHLDGVALIYRIHMVLGMTLFLLFPFCRLVHIWSAPVEYLTRRYQLVRNRR, encoded by the coding sequence ATGAATTTTATCAACACCTTCTTCTTCGATATTTACCCCTATCTCGCCGGGACGGTCTTCCTGGTGGGAAGCTGGCTGCGCTATGACTACGGGCAGTACAGCTGGCGCGCCGGTTCCAGCCAGATGCTGGACAAGAAGGGGATGCGCCTCGCCTCCAACCTCTTCCACATCGGCATCATCGGTATCTTCTTTGGTCATGCCGTCGGGATGCTGACGCCGCACTGGATGTATGAATCCTTTCTGCCGATCGATGTGAAGCAGAAGCTGGCGATGATCGCCGGTGGCCTGTTCGGTGCAATGACCCTGGCGGGTGGGGCGCTGCTGCTGAAGCGCCGGCTGACCAATCCCCGGGTGCGCGCCACCAGCAGCGTCGGTGACATTCTGATCATCACACTGCTGGTGGCGCAGGCCACGCTGGGCCTGCTGACCATCCCTTTTTCCGCTCAGCATCCGGACGGCAGTGAAATGATGAAGCTGGTGGGCTGGGCGCAGGCGGTGGTGACGTTCCACGCGGGTGCGTCTCAGCATCTGGACGGGGTGGCGCTGATCTATCGCATCCACATGGTGCTGGGAATGACGCTGTTCCTGCTCTTTCCGTTCTGCCGCCTGGTGCACATCTGGAGCGCGCCGGTTGAGTATCTGACCCGCCGCTATCAGCTGGTGCGAAACCGCCGCTAA
- the narJ gene encoding nitrate reductase molybdenum cofactor assembly chaperone, whose translation MITLRIVSRLLDYPDEALFTHARDLTEALDSACELSEPQRARLADFIQQLCARPLLDVQADYCELFDRGRATSLLLFEHVHGESRDRGQAMVDLLEQYRADGLELDSKELPDYLPLYLEYLACKSDEDARQGLDDIVPILALLTARLEARQSPYADLFAALLALSGSAVDAAALKPQVAQEARDDTPAALDAVWEEEQIKFLGEQGCVPAQQAMHQRRFAAAVTPQYLDIAAATARTTGESA comes from the coding sequence ATGATCACGCTGCGTATTGTGTCGCGCCTGCTCGACTACCCGGACGAGGCGCTCTTTACCCACGCCCGCGACCTGACGGAGGCGCTGGATAGCGCCTGCGAACTCAGCGAGCCGCAGCGCGCACGGCTGGCAGACTTTATTCAGCAGCTCTGCGCCCGGCCTCTGCTCGACGTGCAGGCTGACTACTGCGAACTGTTCGATCGCGGCCGCGCCACCTCGCTGCTGCTGTTTGAACATGTGCACGGGGAGTCACGCGACCGCGGTCAGGCGATGGTCGATCTGCTGGAACAGTATCGCGCCGACGGTCTGGAGCTGGACAGCAAAGAGCTGCCCGACTATCTGCCGCTTTACCTTGAGTATCTCGCCTGCAAAAGCGATGAGGACGCCCGTCAGGGGCTGGATGACATCGTACCGATTCTGGCACTGCTGACCGCCCGCCTTGAGGCGCGACAGAGTCCTTACGCCGACCTTTTCGCGGCATTGCTGGCGCTCTCCGGCAGCGCAGTGGATGCTGCGGCGCTGAAACCGCAGGTAGCGCAGGAGGCACGCGACGACACCCCGGCGGCGCTCGATGCCGTCTGGGAAGAGGAGCAGATTAAATTTCTCGGCGAACAGGGCTGTGTCCCGGCGCAGCAGGCGATGCATCAGCGTCGCTTCGCCGCTGCGGTCACGCCGCAGTATCTGGATATCGCCGCGGCCACGGCGCGTACCACTGGAGAATCAGCATGA
- the narH gene encoding nitrate reductase subunit beta, with translation MKIRSQVGMVLNLDKCIGCHTCSVTCKNVWTSREGMEYAWFNNVESKPGVGYPHAWEDQQKWKGGWIRKINGRLEPRMGSRVGLLSKIFANPDVPALDDYYEPFDFDYQHLHTAPAGKHQPIARPRSLITGQRMKKIENGPNWEEILGGEFAKRSQDRNFDNIQKEIYGQFEHTFMMYLPRLCEHCLNPACVATCPSGAIYKRGEDGIVLIDQDKCRGWRMCLTGCPYKKIYFNWKSGKSEKCIFCYPRIEAGQPTVCSETCVGRIRYLGVLLYDADRIEQAAAAKNEKDLYQSQLDIFLDPNDPVVIAQALKDGVAQSVIDAAQRSPVYKMAMEWKLALPLHPEYRTLPMVWYVPPLSPIQSAADGGALAHTGVLPDVESLRIPVEYLANLLTAGDTAPVLMALKRMLAMRHYKRAESVEGERDIRALEQVGLTEAQAQEMYRYLAIANYEDRFVVPSSHRELAGEAFPESKGCGFSFGDGCRGSDSKFNLFNSRRIDAIDIGKKTTRPEDAS, from the coding sequence ATGAAAATTCGTTCACAGGTCGGCATGGTGCTGAACCTCGACAAATGTATCGGCTGCCACACCTGCTCGGTAACCTGTAAAAACGTCTGGACCAGCCGCGAAGGCATGGAATATGCCTGGTTTAACAATGTGGAAAGCAAGCCGGGCGTCGGCTATCCGCACGCCTGGGAAGATCAGCAGAAGTGGAAGGGCGGCTGGATCCGTAAGATCAACGGCAGGCTGGAGCCGCGCATGGGCAGCCGCGTCGGCCTGCTGTCGAAGATCTTCGCCAACCCTGACGTGCCTGCGCTGGATGACTACTATGAACCCTTTGATTTTGACTATCAGCATCTGCACACGGCACCCGCCGGTAAACATCAGCCGATCGCCCGCCCGCGCTCGCTGATCACCGGTCAGCGGATGAAAAAGATCGAGAACGGCCCGAACTGGGAAGAGATCCTCGGCGGCGAGTTTGCCAAGCGCTCGCAGGACAGGAACTTCGACAACATCCAGAAGGAGATCTACGGCCAGTTCGAGCACACCTTCATGATGTATCTGCCGCGCCTGTGTGAGCACTGTCTTAACCCGGCGTGCGTGGCGACCTGTCCGAGCGGCGCAATCTACAAGCGCGGCGAAGATGGCATCGTACTGATCGATCAGGATAAATGTCGCGGCTGGCGGATGTGCCTGACCGGCTGTCCCTACAAGAAAATCTACTTCAACTGGAAAAGCGGCAAATCAGAAAAATGTATTTTCTGTTATCCGCGTATCGAGGCGGGTCAGCCCACCGTCTGCTCGGAAACCTGTGTCGGCCGGATCCGTTATCTCGGTGTGCTGCTTTATGACGCCGACCGGATCGAACAGGCGGCCGCTGCGAAAAACGAGAAGGATCTCTATCAGAGCCAGCTGGATATCTTCCTTGATCCCAACGATCCGGTGGTGATCGCCCAGGCGCTGAAAGATGGCGTCGCGCAGAGCGTGATCGATGCGGCGCAACGCTCGCCGGTCTACAAAATGGCGATGGAGTGGAAGCTGGCGCTGCCGCTGCATCCTGAATACCGTACGCTGCCGATGGTCTGGTATGTGCCCCCGTTGTCACCGATTCAGTCGGCGGCAGATGGCGGCGCGCTGGCGCACACCGGCGTGCTGCCGGATGTAGAAAGCCTGCGGATTCCGGTTGAGTATCTGGCGAATCTGCTGACCGCCGGTGACACCGCGCCGGTGCTGATGGCGCTGAAGCGGATGCTGGCGATGCGTCACTACAAGCGCGCGGAAAGCGTGGAGGGAGAGCGGGATATCCGGGCGCTGGAGCAGGTCGGCCTGACCGAAGCACAGGCGCAGGAGATGTACCGCTATCTGGCGATCGCAAACTATGAGGATCGCTTTGTGGTGCCCTCCAGCCATCGCGAACTGGCAGGCGAAGCCTTCCCGGAAAGCAAGGGCTGCGGCTTCAGCTTTGGCGATGGCTGCCGCGGCAGCGACAGCAAATTTAACCTGTTCAACAGCCGCCGTATTGATGCTATCGACATCGGTAAGAAGACGACGCGCCCGGAGGATGCCTCATGA
- a CDS encoding nitrate reductase subunit alpha, whose amino-acid sequence MSKFLDRFRYFKQLAEPFSGQHGQTLNSNRDWEEGYRSRWQHDKIVRSTHGVNCTGSCSWKIYVKNGLVTWETQQTDYPRTRPDLPNHEPRGCPRGASYSWYLYSANRLKYPLMRKKLIQLWREAKAQHRDPVDAWASIISNPEKARSYKQARGRGGFVRSSWQEVNEMIAAANICTAKTFGPDRIMGFSPIPAMSMVSYAAGARYLSLIGGTCLSFYDWYCDLPPASPMTWGEQTDVPESADWYNSSYIMAWGSNVPQTRTPDAHFFTEVRYKGTKTVAITPDYAEVAKLCDQWLNPKQGTDSAMALAMGHVMLKEFHLDREVTYFRDYVRRYTDMPMLVLLEPREGGYYAAGRQLRASDLVDGLGQENNPEWKTVALNQATGELVAPQGSIGFRWGEKGKWNLEQRDGLTQQEVELQLSLLGSHDEVVEVGFPYFGGITREHFNSVALDEILRHKLPVKRLQLADGSEALVTSVYDLTLANYGLDRGLEDASCAQSYDEIKAYTPAWAEQITGVSRQNIIRIAREFAENAEKTRGRSMIIVGAGMNHWYHMDMNYRGLMNMLIFCGCVGQSGGGWAHYVGQEKLRPQTGWTPLAFGLDWQRPPRQMNSTSFFYNHSSQWRYETLATEELLSPLADKRRYTGSLIDFNVRSERMGWLPSAPQLNVNPLHIAARAKAAGQSPLAYTVESLKQGTVRFAAEQPDDPQNFPRNLFVWRSNLLGSSGKGHEYMLKYLLGTENGIQGKDLGQQGREKPEEVEWQEQGAEGKLDLVVTLDFRMSSTCLYSDVVLPTATWYEKDDMNTSDMHPFIHPLSAAVDPAWESKSDWEIYKGIARAFSDLCPGHLGVETDVVTLPVLHDSPAELAQPFDAKEWKKGECDLIPGKTAPHIMVVERDYPATWERFTSLGPLLETQGNGGKGISWNTCKEVDFLKQLNYVKAAGPAAGQPNIDTAIDAAEVILALAPETNGQVAVKAWQALGEITGRDHTHLALNKEDEKIRFRDIQAQPRKIISSPTWSGLEDEHVSYNACYTNVHELIPWRTLSGRQQLYQDHEWMRAFGESLMVYRPPVDTRAAKPLLNSKPNGNPEKALNFLTPHQKWGIHSTYSDNLLMLTLSRGGPIVWMSEDDARELGIADNDWIEAFNANGALTARAVVSQRIPAGMTMMYHAQERIVNIPGSEITSQRGGIHNSVTRTCPKPTHMIGGYAQLSWGFNYYGTVGSNRDEFVVVRKMNNVNWLDGEGNDACQGSQQEVKP is encoded by the coding sequence ATGAGCAAGTTTCTTGATCGATTTCGTTATTTCAAACAGCTGGCCGAGCCCTTTTCCGGCCAGCACGGCCAGACGCTCAACAGTAACCGCGACTGGGAAGAGGGTTACCGCAGCCGCTGGCAGCACGATAAAATCGTGCGCTCAACCCACGGCGTGAACTGCACCGGCTCATGCAGCTGGAAAATCTATGTGAAAAACGGACTGGTCACCTGGGAGACCCAGCAGACCGACTATCCGCGCACCCGGCCCGATCTGCCCAATCATGAACCCCGTGGCTGTCCACGCGGAGCCAGCTACTCCTGGTATCTCTACAGCGCGAACCGCCTGAAATATCCGCTGATGCGTAAGAAGCTAATCCAGCTATGGCGGGAAGCAAAAGCGCAGCACCGCGATCCGGTTGACGCCTGGGCGTCCATCATCAGCAACCCGGAGAAAGCCCGCAGCTACAAACAGGCGCGGGGACGCGGAGGCTTTGTCCGCTCCAGCTGGCAGGAGGTCAACGAGATGATCGCCGCCGCCAACATCTGCACCGCGAAGACCTTTGGCCCGGACCGCATCATGGGCTTTTCGCCCATCCCGGCGATGTCGATGGTCTCTTACGCCGCAGGCGCGCGCTACCTCTCTCTGATTGGCGGCACCTGCCTGAGCTTCTACGACTGGTATTGCGATCTGCCACCTGCGTCACCCATGACCTGGGGTGAGCAGACCGACGTGCCGGAGTCGGCCGACTGGTATAACTCCTCCTATATCATGGCCTGGGGTTCAAACGTGCCGCAGACCCGTACCCCGGATGCGCACTTCTTTACGGAGGTGCGCTACAAAGGCACCAAAACCGTGGCGATCACGCCGGACTATGCCGAAGTCGCCAAGCTGTGCGACCAGTGGCTGAATCCGAAGCAGGGCACCGACAGCGCGATGGCGCTGGCAATGGGCCACGTCATGCTGAAAGAGTTTCATCTTGACCGTGAAGTCACCTATTTCCGCGACTACGTGCGCCGCTATACCGACATGCCGATGCTGGTGCTGCTGGAGCCGCGTGAGGGAGGCTACTATGCCGCAGGCCGTCAGCTGCGCGCCAGCGATCTGGTGGATGGACTCGGTCAGGAAAATAACCCGGAATGGAAAACCGTGGCGCTGAACCAGGCGACCGGTGAACTGGTTGCGCCGCAGGGCTCTATCGGCTTCCGCTGGGGCGAGAAGGGCAAATGGAATCTGGAGCAGCGCGATGGCCTGACACAGCAGGAAGTGGAGCTGCAGCTCAGCCTGCTCGGCAGCCACGACGAGGTGGTTGAGGTCGGTTTCCCCTACTTTGGCGGCATCACCCGCGAGCATTTCAACAGCGTTGCCCTGGATGAGATTCTGCGGCATAAGCTGCCGGTGAAACGGCTGCAGCTGGCGGATGGCAGTGAGGCGCTGGTCACCAGCGTCTACGACCTGACGCTGGCCAACTACGGCCTGGATCGCGGCCTGGAGGATGCCAGCTGCGCGCAGAGCTACGATGAGATCAAGGCCTATACCCCGGCCTGGGCCGAGCAGATCACCGGCGTCTCCCGTCAGAACATTATCCGCATTGCCCGCGAATTCGCCGAAAACGCCGAAAAGACCCGCGGTCGTTCGATGATCATTGTCGGTGCCGGTATGAACCACTGGTATCACATGGACATGAACTACCGTGGCCTGATGAACATGCTGATCTTCTGCGGCTGTGTCGGTCAGAGCGGCGGTGGCTGGGCGCACTATGTCGGCCAGGAGAAACTGCGTCCGCAGACCGGCTGGACGCCGCTGGCCTTTGGCCTCGACTGGCAGCGTCCGCCGCGCCAGATGAACAGCACCTCCTTCTTCTATAACCACTCCAGCCAGTGGCGCTATGAAACCCTGGCGACAGAGGAGCTGCTGTCACCGCTGGCGGATAAGCGCCGCTACACCGGCAGCCTGATCGACTTCAACGTTCGTTCCGAACGCATGGGCTGGCTGCCCTCCGCGCCACAGCTTAACGTCAACCCGCTGCACATCGCGGCACGGGCGAAAGCGGCCGGACAGTCGCCGCTGGCGTACACCGTAGAGAGCCTGAAGCAGGGCACCGTACGTTTTGCGGCCGAGCAGCCGGACGATCCACAGAACTTCCCGCGTAACCTGTTTGTCTGGCGCTCCAACCTGCTTGGCTCGTCAGGTAAAGGCCATGAGTACATGCTGAAGTATCTGCTGGGCACTGAAAATGGCATTCAGGGTAAAGACTTAGGCCAGCAGGGCCGCGAGAAGCCGGAAGAGGTGGAGTGGCAGGAGCAGGGGGCCGAAGGCAAACTCGATCTGGTGGTCACCCTCGACTTCCGTATGTCGAGTACCTGCCTCTACTCCGATGTCGTGCTGCCCACTGCGACCTGGTATGAAAAGGACGACATGAATACTTCGGACATGCATCCGTTTATTCATCCGCTGTCAGCCGCTGTTGATCCGGCGTGGGAGTCGAAAAGTGACTGGGAGATCTATAAAGGCATCGCCAGAGCGTTCTCCGATCTCTGCCCGGGCCATCTGGGGGTGGAAACCGATGTCGTCACGCTGCCGGTATTGCATGACTCGCCTGCGGAGCTGGCGCAGCCGTTTGACGCAAAAGAGTGGAAAAAGGGCGAGTGTGACCTGATCCCCGGCAAAACCGCACCACACATCATGGTGGTGGAGCGCGACTATCCGGCGACCTGGGAACGCTTCACCTCCCTGGGACCCCTGCTGGAAACCCAGGGTAACGGCGGCAAAGGTATCAGCTGGAACACCTGCAAAGAGGTCGATTTCCTCAAGCAGCTCAATTATGTCAAAGCGGCAGGCCCGGCAGCGGGTCAGCCCAATATCGACACGGCAATTGATGCGGCAGAGGTGATTCTGGCGCTGGCCCCGGAAACCAATGGGCAGGTGGCGGTAAAAGCCTGGCAGGCGCTGGGCGAGATCACCGGCCGCGATCACACCCATCTGGCGCTGAACAAGGAAGATGAGAAGATCCGCTTCCGCGACATCCAGGCGCAGCCGCGCAAAATTATCTCCAGCCCGACCTGGTCTGGTCTGGAAGATGAGCATGTCTCCTATAACGCCTGCTACACCAACGTCCATGAGCTGATCCCGTGGCGTACGCTGAGCGGCCGTCAGCAGCTCTATCAGGATCATGAGTGGATGCGCGCCTTTGGCGAGAGCCTGATGGTCTATCGTCCGCCTGTCGATACCCGCGCGGCGAAACCGTTACTGAACAGCAAACCCAACGGTAACCCGGAGAAAGCGCTGAACTTCCTGACGCCACACCAGAAGTGGGGCATTCACTCAACCTACAGCGACAACCTGCTGATGCTGACGCTGTCGCGCGGCGGACCGATCGTCTGGATGAGTGAAGATGACGCCCGCGAACTGGGCATTGCGGACAACGACTGGATCGAGGCGTTCAACGCCAACGGGGCGCTGACCGCCCGCGCGGTGGTGAGCCAGCGTATTCCGGCCGGAATGACCATGATGTACCACGCGCAGGAGCGCATCGTGAATATCCCCGGCTCGGAGATCACCAGCCAGCGCGGCGGGATCCATAACTCGGTGACGCGTACCTGCCCGAAACCGACGCATATGATCGGCGGCTATGCGCAGCTCTCCTGGGGCTTTAACTACTACGGCACCGTCGGCTCTAACCGCGATGAGTTTGTGGTGGTAAGAAAAATGAACAACGTTAACTGGTTAGATGGCGAGGGCAACGATGCCTGCCAGGGCAGCCAGCAGGAGGTAAAACCATGA
- a CDS encoding NarK family nitrate/nitrite MFS transporter translates to MTQSAPLQTPTRGALIQDWQPENEAFWQARGKRIASRNLWISVFCLLLGFCVWMLFSTVAVNLNKVGFNFSTEQLFLLTALPSVSGALLRVPYSFVIPIFGGRRWTAFSTGILIIPCLWLGFAVQDSQTSFATFMVIALLCGFGGANFASSMGNISFFFPKAHQGGALGINGGLGNLGVSVMQFVAPLAISCAIFAFADKGHATVAGESIWLENAAWIWVPFLAVGTLAAWFGMNDLAAAKSSLREQLPVLKRPHLWVMALLYLATFGSFIGFSAGFAMLTKTQFPGVVIMHYAFFGPFIGALARSAGGIISDRFGGTRVTLINYVLMALFAALLFLTLPGDGHEGSFIAFFAIFMGLFLTSGLGSGSTYQMIAVIFRKLTLERIKAEGGDDALAQREAATETSAALGFISAIGALGGFFIPQTFGLSLAMTGSPAGAMKIFLVFYLCCIAVTWLVYGRKARA, encoded by the coding sequence ATGACCCAATCCGCCCCTTTGCAAACCCCGACGCGCGGCGCCTTAATTCAGGACTGGCAGCCGGAAAATGAAGCGTTCTGGCAGGCGCGTGGTAAACGTATCGCCAGCCGTAATCTGTGGATTTCTGTGTTCTGCCTGCTGCTGGGCTTCTGCGTCTGGATGCTGTTCAGCACCGTTGCGGTTAACCTGAATAAAGTTGGCTTTAACTTCAGCACAGAACAGCTCTTTTTGCTGACCGCGCTGCCTTCTGTCTCCGGGGCGCTGCTGCGGGTGCCTTACTCTTTCGTCATTCCCATCTTCGGCGGACGCCGCTGGACCGCTTTCAGTACCGGTATCCTGATCATCCCCTGCCTGTGGCTCGGCTTCGCCGTGCAGGACAGTCAGACCTCCTTCGCAACGTTTATGGTAATTGCCCTGCTGTGCGGCTTCGGCGGCGCAAACTTCGCCTCCAGCATGGGTAACATCAGTTTCTTCTTCCCCAAAGCCCATCAGGGCGGCGCGCTGGGCATCAACGGCGGGCTGGGCAACCTCGGCGTCAGCGTGATGCAGTTCGTCGCACCGCTGGCGATCTCCTGCGCGATTTTTGCGTTTGCGGATAAAGGCCACGCTACCGTCGCCGGTGAGAGTATCTGGCTGGAAAACGCCGCCTGGATCTGGGTGCCGTTCCTGGCGGTCGGCACACTCGCGGCCTGGTTTGGCATGAACGATCTGGCGGCGGCGAAATCTTCGCTGCGTGAACAGCTGCCAGTGCTGAAACGGCCGCACCTGTGGGTGATGGCGCTGCTCTATCTGGCGACGTTCGGATCCTTTATCGGCTTTTCTGCCGGTTTTGCCATGCTGACCAAAACCCAGTTCCCTGGCGTGGTGATCATGCATTACGCCTTTTTCGGGCCGTTTATCGGCGCGCTGGCGCGTTCCGCAGGCGGCATCATTTCTGACCGTTTTGGTGGTACGCGCGTCACCCTGATCAACTACGTGCTGATGGCGCTGTTTGCCGCGCTGCTGTTCCTGACGCTGCCGGGTGACGGACACGAAGGCTCGTTCATCGCCTTTTTCGCCATTTTTATGGGCCTGTTCCTGACCTCCGGTCTGGGCAGCGGCTCTACCTATCAGATGATTGCGGTCATCTTCCGCAAACTGACGCTGGAACGCATCAAAGCCGAAGGCGGTGACGATGCGCTGGCTCAGCGTGAAGCGGCAACCGAGACCTCGGCGGCGCTGGGCTTTATCTCTGCGATCGGTGCGCTGGGCGGCTTCTTTATCCCGCAGACCTTTGGCCTGTCGCTCGCTATGACCGGCTCACCTGCCGGCGCAATGAAAATCTTCCTGGTCTTCTATCTCTGCTGCATCGCGGTGACCTGGCTGGTTTACGGGCGAAAAGCGCGCGCCTGA
- the narL gene encoding two-component system response regulator NarL, with amino-acid sequence MTAEKYTLLLIDDHPMLRSGLKQLMALDPRLQVVAEAGNGTEGLALAQQHDPDLILLDLNMPGLNGLDVLTQLREMALSGRVVVFSVSDNEEDVVSALKRGADGYLLKDMEPEALLKALYQAAAGQIVLSEALTPILVARLREAQPARPRDISQLTRRERDILQLISDGMTNKAIARKLAISESTVKVHVKYLLKKMNLKSRLEAAVWALQNGLH; translated from the coding sequence GTGACGGCTGAGAAATACACGCTCTTATTGATTGACGATCATCCCATGCTGCGTAGCGGGCTGAAGCAGCTGATGGCACTGGATCCGCGACTGCAGGTGGTGGCCGAAGCCGGTAACGGCACCGAGGGGCTGGCGCTGGCTCAGCAGCACGATCCTGACCTGATCCTGCTCGATCTCAACATGCCCGGTCTGAACGGTCTGGATGTCCTGACGCAGTTACGCGAAATGGCCCTGTCCGGTCGGGTGGTGGTGTTCAGCGTCTCAGATAACGAGGAGGATGTCGTCAGCGCACTGAAGCGCGGCGCTGACGGATATCTGCTGAAAGATATGGAGCCGGAAGCCCTGCTGAAAGCCCTGTATCAGGCGGCGGCCGGTCAGATTGTCCTGAGTGAAGCGCTGACGCCGATTCTGGTTGCCCGACTGCGTGAAGCGCAGCCTGCGCGGCCGCGCGACATCAGTCAGCTGACCCGGCGTGAACGGGACATTCTGCAACTGATCAGTGACGGGATGACGAACAAAGCCATTGCCCGCAAACTGGCGATCAGCGAAAGCACCGTCAAGGTTCACGTCAAATACCTGCTGAAGAAGATGAACCTCAAATCCCGGCTCGAAGCCGCTGTCTGGGCGTTGCAGAACGGGCTGCACTGA